One genomic window of Acidobacteriota bacterium includes the following:
- the rplQ gene encoding 50S ribosomal protein L17: MRHKVAGFKLGRNTSHRRSLFRNMVTSLIMEERIETTAIKAKAVRPLVEKMITLGKKGDLAARRQAAAYLMTKAAVTKLFDTVAPRFGDRKGGYLRIVLTGWRKGDGADTAFIELLGSEQVLDEKRTKRAEVRAKRAEETRKAMEEAEAQQGAGAPPDEGGDKKE, translated from the coding sequence ATGCGTCACAAGGTTGCGGGATTCAAACTCGGGCGGAACACATCGCATCGGCGGTCGTTGTTCCGGAATATGGTTACGTCGTTGATCATGGAAGAACGGATCGAGACGACGGCCATCAAGGCCAAAGCAGTACGTCCGCTGGTCGAGAAGATGATTACGCTCGGCAAGAAGGGCGATCTGGCCGCGCGTCGGCAGGCGGCAGCTTACCTGATGACGAAAGCCGCTGTCACCAAACTGTTCGATACCGTGGCTCCGCGCTTTGGCGATCGCAAGGGCGGATATCTACGGATTGTCCTGACCGGCTGGCGCAAGGGCGATGGCGCTGACACGGCATTCATTGAACTGCTGGGCAGCGAACAGGTGCTCGACGAAAAGCGGACGAAACGTGCCGAAGTCCGTGCCAAGCGTGCCGAAGAAACCCGCAAGGCAATGGAAGAAGCCGAGGCACAGCAGGGTGCAGGCGCACCGCCAGATGAGGGCGGAGACAAGAAAGAGTAG
- a CDS encoding DNA-directed RNA polymerase subunit alpha, which translates to MLWKGFQKPKRLASDATGLTDKYGMFWAQPFERGFGTTIGNALRRVLLSSIEGAAVTAVKIDGVLHEFQSIPGVVEDATDIILNLKQIPFKLAGDGPKAIYLRADQPGVVTSGMIEADGDVEVLDKEVYIATVSEGGKLDMEMRLKRGRGYVAADKNFEDDLGIGFIPIDSVHSPVRKCNYTVEAARLGQITDYDKLTLEVWTNGSITPGDSIGLAAKLLKDHMNIFINFEEEIETASSNEERKPEIKNENLNRSVEELELSVRSYNCLKNANIQSIGELVQKTEAEMLKTKNFGRKSLNEIKEILSSMGLSLGMKIDEHGNAVPGPTSNQVLPASAYGDNDL; encoded by the coding sequence ATGTTGTGGAAGGGTTTTCAAAAACCGAAACGGCTGGCAAGCGATGCTACCGGCCTCACCGACAAGTACGGAATGTTCTGGGCGCAGCCTTTTGAACGTGGCTTCGGAACAACCATCGGAAATGCGCTTCGACGCGTGTTGCTGAGTTCGATCGAAGGGGCGGCGGTTACGGCCGTGAAGATCGATGGAGTGTTGCACGAGTTCCAGTCGATTCCCGGCGTGGTTGAAGACGCGACCGACATCATCCTGAACCTGAAGCAGATTCCATTCAAGTTGGCGGGAGATGGACCGAAAGCGATCTACCTGCGCGCGGATCAGCCCGGTGTTGTCACCAGCGGCATGATTGAAGCCGACGGCGATGTGGAAGTTCTGGACAAGGAAGTCTACATTGCGACCGTAAGCGAAGGCGGCAAGCTCGACATGGAAATGCGCCTCAAGCGTGGGCGCGGCTATGTCGCGGCCGACAAGAATTTCGAAGACGATCTCGGCATCGGCTTCATTCCCATTGACTCCGTGCATTCTCCGGTGCGCAAGTGCAATTACACCGTGGAAGCAGCACGTCTCGGACAGATCACCGACTATGACAAGCTGACACTCGAAGTCTGGACGAATGGTTCGATTACTCCCGGGGATTCCATCGGACTCGCCGCGAAGTTGCTGAAGGATCACATGAATATCTTCATCAACTTCGAAGAAGAAATCGAAACTGCGTCTTCGAACGAAGAGCGCAAGCCGGAGATCAAGAACGAAAATCTCAACCGGTCGGTCGAGGAACTCGAACTTTCGGTGCGCAGCTACAACTGTCTGAAGAATGCGAATATTCAGTCCATCGGCGAATTGGTGCAGAAGACCGAAGCCGAGATGCTGAAGACGAAGAACTTCGGACGCAAGTCGCTGAACGAGATCAAAGAAATTCTGTCCTCGATGGGCTTGAGCCTGGGCATGAAGATCGACGAGCACGGTAACGCCGTACCCGGACCGACTTCGAACCAGGTGCTGCCTGCATCAGCATACGGGGATAACGACCTATAG
- the rpsD gene encoding 30S ribosomal protein S4: protein MARYTDAVCRLCRREGIKLFLKGPKCFTDKCPLEKRNYAPGQHGKDKKTKVVGYGLQLREKQKAKRIYFTQEGQFRNYFENAVKSQGVTGAKLLESLERRLDNVVFRLGFGISRRQARQLVRHGHVLVNGKKVNIPSYEVTVGEEIAIRESSHKVSILEVAKEFASHQPAPVWLEVDRDAYKGRVTALPRREDIQLPVNEQLIVELYSK from the coding sequence TTGGCCCGTTATACCGATGCAGTGTGTCGTCTATGCCGACGGGAAGGCATCAAGCTCTTCCTGAAAGGCCCAAAGTGCTTCACGGACAAATGTCCGCTCGAGAAGCGCAACTACGCTCCCGGCCAGCACGGAAAAGACAAGAAGACCAAGGTTGTAGGTTACGGCCTGCAATTGCGCGAAAAACAGAAAGCCAAGCGCATCTACTTTACCCAGGAAGGCCAGTTCCGGAATTACTTCGAGAACGCCGTGAAGTCCCAGGGCGTGACCGGCGCCAAGCTGCTTGAGTCGCTGGAACGCCGGTTGGACAACGTTGTTTTCCGCCTTGGCTTCGGCATTTCGCGCCGCCAGGCACGGCAGCTTGTCCGTCACGGACACGTACTGGTGAATGGCAAGAAAGTGAATATCCCGTCGTACGAAGTCACGGTCGGCGAGGAGATTGCGATTCGCGAGAGCAGCCACAAGGTTTCCATCCTCGAAGTGGCCAAGGAATTCGCAAGTCATCAGCCCGCTCCGGTTTGGCTGGAAGTCGATCGTGATGCTTACAAAGGTCGCGTGACGGCGCTGCCGAGACGCGAAGACATCCAGTTGCCAGTCAATGAGCAGCTGATTGTCGAGTTGTATAGCAAGTAA
- the rpsK gene encoding 30S ribosomal protein S11 — translation MAKPAAAAGAAGAAAPDKKGKKKTFKKKERKHVPHGLVHVQASFNNTIVTISDTSGNVLAWKSSGSLGFRGSRKGTPFAAQQAAMNAANMARDHGVRSVDVKVSGPGSGRESAVRALAAAGIEVRSIKDSTPIPHNGCRPPKRRRV, via the coding sequence ATGGCAAAACCGGCAGCGGCAGCAGGAGCAGCGGGCGCAGCGGCACCCGACAAAAAAGGCAAGAAGAAGACTTTCAAGAAGAAAGAGCGGAAACACGTTCCGCACGGTCTGGTGCACGTGCAGGCCTCTTTCAACAACACGATCGTGACCATCTCGGACACCAGCGGCAATGTGCTGGCCTGGAAGAGTTCAGGATCGCTCGGCTTCCGCGGATCGCGCAAAGGCACTCCGTTCGCAGCGCAGCAGGCTGCGATGAACGCCGCCAACATGGCGCGCGATCATGGCGTCCGCAGCGTGGATGTGAAGGTGAGCGGTCCGGGTTCGGGCCGCGAGTCTGCAGTACGTGCGTTGGCCGCAGCGGGAATCGAAGTCCGGTCCATCAAGGACTCGACCCCCATACCACATAACGGTTGCCGACCGCCGAAGCGCCGCAGAGTGTAA
- the rpsM gene encoding 30S ribosomal protein S13, protein MARIAGVDLPRNKHVNIALTYIYGIGNSRSAHILNEANVEPTKKVQDLGEDEVNRIRQVIEAEGSVEGDLRKDVSMNIKRLIEIGSYRGFRHRRNLPVRGQRTHTNARTRKGPRKGTVAQKKKTATKT, encoded by the coding sequence ATGGCTCGTATTGCCGGCGTCGATCTTCCACGTAACAAACACGTGAACATCGCGCTTACTTACATCTACGGAATCGGCAACTCGCGTTCGGCTCATATTTTGAACGAAGCGAATGTTGAACCGACGAAAAAAGTCCAGGATCTGGGCGAAGACGAAGTCAACCGCATCCGCCAGGTCATCGAAGCGGAAGGCTCGGTGGAAGGCGATCTGCGCAAAGACGTTTCGATGAACATTAAGCGGCTCATCGAAATTGGCTCCTATCGCGGATTCCGGCATCGCCGCAATCTGCCCGTCCGCGGACAACGCACCCACACCAATGCCCGTACCCGTAAGGGTCCGCGCAAGGGAACGGTTGCGCAGAAGAAAAAGACGGCGACAAAGACTTAA
- the rpmJ gene encoding 50S ribosomal protein L36 translates to MKVRASVKKICDKCKVIHRKGVVRVICETAKHKQRQG, encoded by the coding sequence ATGAAGGTAAGAGCATCGGTAAAGAAAATTTGCGATAAGTGCAAGGTCATCCACCGCAAGGGTGTGGTACGGGTGATTTGCGAGACTGCCAAACACAAGCAACGTCAGGGATGA